From a single Fusobacterium sp. DD2 genomic region:
- the nifU gene encoding Fe-S cluster assembly scaffold protein NifU, which translates to MQYTEKVMDHFMNPHNVGVIENPSGYGKVGNPSCGDIMEIFIKVENDIITDVKFRTFGCASAIASSSVSTELIKGKTIDEAMKLTNKKVVEELGGLPPVKMHCSVLAEEAIQLAIKDYLSKKEAK; encoded by the coding sequence ATGCAATATACAGAAAAAGTAATGGATCACTTTATGAATCCACACAATGTAGGAGTAATTGAAAACCCATCTGGATATGGAAAAGTTGGTAACCCATCATGTGGTGACATTATGGAAATATTTATCAAAGTTGAAAATGACATTATAACAGATGTTAAGTTCAGAACTTTTGGTTGTGCTTCTGCAATAGCTAGTTCTTCAGTTTCTACTGAATTAATCAAAGGAAAAACAATTGATGAAGCTATGAAACTTACTAATAAAAAGGTTGTTGAAGAATTAGGAGGATTGCCACCTGTAAAAATGCACTGTTCAGTTCTTGCTGAAGAAGCTATACAGTTAGCAATCAAAGATTACCTATCAAAAAAAGAAGCAAAATAA